In Chaetodon trifascialis isolate fChaTrf1 chromosome 6, fChaTrf1.hap1, whole genome shotgun sequence, one DNA window encodes the following:
- the grsf1 gene encoding G-rich sequence factor 1, producing the protein MSGNSKSLLFLLQRCVAVRQVTLSTGIKTRAGVLSSSRGIIQQRTWSSTTRTVCLQRLCQLQSAVKTSRYSLCTKAGAPGEDEYPPLPAYQSESESETEVYIVKVKGLLWSCSAEDLLQFFSECRIHDGEKGIHFIETRSGRPSGIAFIEMEHEEDVRKALEKHRQYLGPRYVEVYEVTNREAEAILKKTVQPPGDDGVVRLRGLPFTCTEADIAQFFSGLDIVENGITIVTDHGGRNTGKAFVQFSSQKAADEALLRDREVIGNRYIEVFPSRSDEIHSRRRTRSSAPPQNGLQSANRWTASQTIPRTRFPDAPQSSALTLHFVRMRGIPFQASGEDIVKFFSPLVVSKILIECCADGRLNGEANVYFSSHQDAMAAMSKDRQYIGERYIELFLNSVPEPDGR; encoded by the exons ATGTCCGGCAACAGTAAatctctgttgtttttactgcagcGGTGTGTCGCAGTCAGGCAGGTAACGTTGTCGACAGGCATCAAAACAAGAGCCGGTGTCTTGTCAAGCAGCCGTGGGATCATTCAGCAGCGAACATGGTCATCAACAACCCggacagtgtgtctgcagagactgTGTCAACTTCAGTCCGCAGTGAAAACCAGCCGCTACAGCCTCTGTACCAag GCAGGAGCACCTGGTGAGGATGAATACCCACCACTGCCGGCCTATCAGTctgagtcagagtcagagacGGAGGTGTACATCGTGAAGGTCAAAGGTTTGCTGTGGTCATGCTCGGCTGAGGACCTCCTGCAGTTCTTCTCAG AGTGTAGGATCCATGATGGGGAGAAGGGGATCCATTTCATTGAGACCAGGTCGGGTAGGCCGTCAGGTATAGCCTTCATCGAGATGGAGCACGAAGAGGACGTCAGAAAAGCCCTGGAGAAGCACAGACAGTACCTCGGCCCACGCTATGTTGAAG tgtaTGAGGTGACAAACAGGGAAGCTGAAGCCATTCTGAAGAAAACCGTCCAACCTCCAGGTGATGACGGGGTGGTGCGGCTCAGAGGTCTCCCCTTCACCTGCACCGAGGCCGACATCGCTCAGTTTTTTTCAG GTTTGGATATAGTGGAGAATGGGATCACCATCGTCACAGACCACGGAGGAAGGAACACTGGAAAGGCCTTTGTGCAATTTTCCTctcaaaaagcagcagatgaagctctgctgagagacagagaggtcaTTGGAAACAG ATACATTGAGGTGTTTCCCAGCAGAAGTGATGAGATTCATTcaaggaggaggacgaggagttcagctcctcctcagaACGGCCTTCAGTCAGCGAACAGGTGGACTGCCTCACAGACCATCCCCAGAACCA GGTTCCCTGATGCTCCCCAGAGCTCGGCCCTGACGCTTCATTTTGTCCGTATGAGAGGAATTCCTTTCCAGGCGTCCGGAGAAGACATCGTTAAa tTCTTCTCTCCTCTAGTTGTGTCAAAGATCCTGATTGAATGCTGTGCTGACGGCAGGCTGAATGGAGAGGCCAACGTTTACTTCAGCTCCCACCAGGACGCCATGGCCGCCATGTCCAAAGACAGACAGTACATAG GAGAGAGATACATCGAGTTATTCCTGAACTCTGTACCAGAACCTGATGGaag gtga
- the LOC139332199 gene encoding cilia- and flagella-associated protein 157-like: protein MANNISSEETETSFYSQHIRYLHEELERCILNCVKLGKENKTLAAQYRAMETDKNDITEYLQYTLVEEEKKVDELTEQVESEQQALNQGREALKQQMQQLQQLQELVDELSSVIMMQAAKSEEQKEQLMQQQSDIKSLKKQLVSQEMEHEAAIHRLFMELDKKIQSALEDSVNAKTSIIVEEERAQHMELLEKLSLKENMDLVQEKEALRERVQDLYIRTNNLENRFNKISQKSLTCEKEVKLLKERCLQLEVKLKDGSIIHDHMLAMEENLSQDLASASEEHCQKTAVVRQLGAELQREMSRSRQLEGVMFKAVITLRHNVMQDSEKASNNQEKMQRLLEILESTVHQETVSTLDVSTERVNTLNAATDPLFLLFRFIPGDLGLVPQRRWEKQTSRLTCTQLPPVRNKKLCRQTTSASVDPAPQQMDLEPATFTSTNC, encoded by the exons ATGGCGAACAACATCAGTtctgaagagacagagacatcGTTTTATTCCCAACATATTCGCTATCTGCATGAGGAGTTGGAGAG ATGTATTCTTAATTGTGTCAAGCTggggaaagaaaacaagaccCTCGCTGCTCAGTACAGGGCgatggagacagacaagaaCGACATCACTGAGTACCTGCAATACACGCTGgttgaagaagagaagaaggtgGACGAGCTGACGGAACAGGTGGAGAGTGAGCAGCAGGCTTTGAATCAGGGCAGAGAGGCCctgaagcagcagatgcagcagctacagcagctacAGGAGCTGGTTGATGAACTTAGCTCAGTGATCATGATGCAGG caGCAAAGTCTGAAGAGCAGAAGGAgcagctgatgcagcagcagtctgacatCAAGTCTCTGAAGAAGCAGCTGGTCAGTCAGGAGATGGAGCATGAAGCTGCCATCCACAGGCTGTTCATGGAGTTGGACAAGAA GATACAGAGCGCGTTGGAGGATTCCGTCAATGCGAAGACCTCAATCATCGTGGAagaggagagggctcagcacatggagctgctggagaagctcTCACTGAAGGAGAACATGGATCTGGTCCAGGAGAAAGAGGCCCTGAGAGAAAGAGTGCAAGATCTTTACATCAGGACCAACAACCTGGAGAATAGATTCAACAAGATTTCCCAGAAGAGCCTGACCTGTGAAAAG GAAGTGAAGCTGCTGAAAGAGAGGTGCCTGCAGCTGGAGGTGAAGCTAAAGGACGGTAGCATCATCCATGACCACATGCTGGCCATGGAAGAGAATCTCAG ccagGACCTGGCCTCAGCGTCTGAGGAGCATTGTCAAAAAACAGCTGTGGTCCGTCAGCTAGGGGCcgagctgcagagggagatgaGCAGAAGCAGGCAGCTGGAGGGCGTCATGTTCAAAGCAGTCATCACTCTCAGACACAACGTCATG CAGGACTCGGAAAAGGCGTCCAACAATCAGGAGAAGatgcagaggctgctggagatcCTGGAGAGCACCGTCCACCAGGAAACAGTCTCCACCCTTGATGTCTCCACTGAGAG AGTAAACACCCTGAATGCAGCCACAGATCCATTGTTCCTGCTGTTTCGCTTCATCCCAGGCGACCTCGGCCTCGTACCTCAACGCCGTTGGGAAAAACAAACCAGCCGTCTCACCTGCACCCAGCTGCCACCTGTCAG aaacaagaaactcTGTCGTCAGACAACATCCGCCTCAGTAGATCCGGctcctcagcagatggatttAGAGCCAGCAACTTTCACCTCTACAAACTGCTGA